Proteins encoded together in one Lachnospiraceae bacterium JLR.KK008 window:
- a CDS encoding polysaccharide biosynthesis protein, with protein MATKKRKDAFIMQAGVLAAAGILCRIIGVLYRSPLTGIIGDEGNGYYSSAYNFYVIILLVSSYSIPSAISKVIAGKLALKQYKNANKVFRCALLYVITAGGAASLFTFFCAGFLVPENSAVVLRVFAPTIFLSGLLGVLRGYCQAYGTMMPTSVSQILEQILNAAASIGAALWFISMAEKASDTTRAVYGAAGSAVGTGMGVLVALLFMTGVYFLNRKPILRMVRRDAGGKEDSYGEVFKVMIGMVTPIILSTFIYNFSTSLNQTIYMRVMAGTKQMAEAEIATMYGIFAGKAVVISNIPIALASAMSSAVIPAISSSHAVGDRRQVKTKIAEAVRTTMLIAIPSSVGLAVLARPITELLFPQKASLEQAALLLASISITVVFYCLSTITNGVLQAVGKVNLPVINAAVSLVIQTTVLVALLIYTDANLYALSVAMIVYSLLMCILNQMAARRALKYKQEFTKTFFKPFLAAILMGLVAYGVYEGVYHLLPINVAALAAALPVAGVVYFVTVMALGGVEEADLRRLPKGHLLVAFGRKCYLLRDPEYTKAAPVKKAGKKQTAKARTGNTRADRERTEKRTAEKRTGARKKTTGKASGKTGKTRK; from the coding sequence ATGGCAACAAAAAAAAGAAAAGATGCGTTTATCATGCAGGCGGGAGTTCTGGCTGCGGCAGGTATCCTTTGCAGGATTATCGGCGTATTATACCGCAGTCCGCTGACAGGCATTATCGGGGATGAAGGCAACGGGTATTACAGCTCTGCCTATAATTTTTATGTGATCATCCTGCTTGTGTCTTCGTACAGTATCCCTTCCGCGATTTCCAAAGTGATCGCCGGGAAACTCGCCCTCAAGCAGTATAAAAATGCCAATAAAGTATTCCGGTGCGCGCTCCTGTATGTGATCACGGCAGGGGGCGCGGCCAGTCTGTTTACATTCTTTTGCGCGGGATTTCTCGTGCCGGAAAATTCTGCCGTCGTACTGCGTGTGTTTGCACCGACGATTTTTCTCTCAGGACTTCTCGGTGTGCTCCGGGGGTATTGTCAGGCATATGGCACGATGATGCCGACTTCCGTCTCACAGATCCTGGAACAGATTCTCAACGCGGCGGCCAGCATCGGCGCGGCGCTGTGGTTTATCTCAATGGCGGAAAAAGCCTCCGATACGACGAGAGCGGTGTACGGCGCAGCAGGCAGCGCTGTGGGTACGGGAATGGGAGTGCTGGTGGCGCTGCTCTTTATGACCGGCGTATATTTTCTCAACCGTAAACCGATCCTCCGCATGGTCAGGAGAGACGCCGGGGGCAAAGAGGATTCTTATGGGGAAGTGTTTAAAGTGATGATTGGCATGGTTACACCGATCATACTGAGCACTTTTATCTATAATTTCAGCACTTCGCTGAACCAGACCATATACATGAGAGTGATGGCCGGGACGAAGCAGATGGCCGAGGCGGAGATCGCTACAATGTATGGTATTTTCGCAGGTAAGGCAGTGGTAATCTCCAACATACCGATCGCGCTTGCCTCCGCGATGTCATCGGCGGTCATACCGGCGATCTCTTCTTCCCATGCGGTTGGGGACAGACGGCAGGTAAAGACAAAGATCGCCGAGGCCGTGCGCACGACAATGCTGATTGCCATTCCCTCTTCGGTGGGGCTTGCCGTGCTGGCGAGACCGATCACAGAGCTTTTGTTTCCGCAGAAGGCATCCCTGGAGCAGGCGGCGCTTTTGCTTGCTTCGATCAGCATTACAGTAGTTTTTTACTGCCTGTCAACCATCACAAACGGTGTGCTGCAGGCTGTGGGAAAGGTCAATCTTCCGGTTATCAATGCGGCGGTGTCTCTCGTCATACAGACAACGGTGCTTGTCGCCCTGCTCATCTATACGGATGCTAATCTGTATGCCCTGTCTGTGGCGATGATTGTATATTCGCTGCTGATGTGTATTTTAAATCAGATGGCGGCCAGAAGAGCCTTGAAATATAAACAGGAATTTACCAAGACGTTTTTCAAGCCATTTCTGGCGGCCATATTGATGGGGCTTGTAGCATATGGCGTATATGAAGGAGTCTATCATCTGCTGCCGATCAATGTCGCGGCGCTGGCCGCGGCGCTTCCTGTAGCGGGTGTCGTCTACTTTGTGACGGTGATGGCGCTTGGCGGGGTGGAGGAAGCGGATCTGCGGCGTCTGCCGAAGGGACATCTGCTTGTGGCATTCGGCAGGAAATGTTATCTGCTCCGTGACCCGGAGTATACGAAAGCGGCGCCGGTGAAAAAGGCGGGAAAGAAGCAGACGGCGAAAGCCCGTACGGGAAATACGCGCGCGGACAGAGAACGGACTGAAAAAAGAACAGCGGAAAAACGTACCGGCGCCAGAAAAAAGACGACGGGAAAGGCTTCCGGAAAGACCGGGAAGACGAGGAAATGA
- a CDS encoding aspartate aminotransferase family protein — MMKSYIAEAESALLHTYNRYQVVLDRGEGVWLYDTEGKKYLDFVAGIAVFALGYHYKDYDDALKAQIDRILHTSNYYYNVPAIEAAKKLKTISGMDRVFFTNSGAEAVEGAIKAARKYAYRKDGRTDHEIIAMNHSFHGRTMGALSVTGNPKYREAFAPMIGNIHFADMNDIESVKAQINDRTCAILLETVQGEGGIYPAQEAFLRELRSLCDERDILLIFDEIQCGMGRTGYYFAWQKFGIRPDIMTTAKGLGGGVPVGAFLLTEKAGAGSLEAGDHGTTYGGNPFAAAAVCKMIDLMEENRITEHVRQITPYLEKKLDELAGNYDFIETRRGSGLMQGLVCRGAVGDIITRAMEKGLILINAGTSILRFVPPLIITEEHVDEMVRILDECLAETV, encoded by the coding sequence ATGATGAAATCGTATATCGCGGAGGCGGAGTCTGCGCTGCTTCACACGTACAACCGCTATCAGGTCGTACTGGACAGAGGCGAGGGTGTCTGGCTGTATGACACGGAAGGAAAGAAATATCTGGATTTCGTGGCCGGGATCGCCGTGTTCGCGCTTGGCTATCATTATAAAGACTATGACGACGCACTGAAGGCGCAGATCGACCGGATTCTGCATACATCCAACTATTATTACAATGTGCCGGCCATTGAGGCTGCGAAAAAGCTGAAAACAATCTCTGGTATGGATCGCGTCTTTTTCACGAACAGCGGCGCGGAGGCAGTGGAGGGAGCGATCAAGGCCGCCAGAAAATATGCGTATCGCAAAGACGGCAGGACCGATCATGAGATCATTGCCATGAACCATTCCTTTCACGGGCGGACGATGGGAGCGCTCTCTGTGACAGGTAATCCGAAGTACCGGGAAGCTTTTGCGCCAATGATCGGCAATATCCACTTTGCGGACATGAATGACATCGAGAGTGTGAAAGCGCAGATCAATGACAGAACCTGTGCGATTCTGTTGGAGACGGTGCAGGGGGAGGGCGGTATTTATCCGGCACAGGAGGCGTTTTTGAGAGAACTGCGCAGTCTGTGCGATGAGAGAGATATTTTGCTTATTTTTGACGAGATTCAGTGTGGTATGGGACGGACCGGGTACTACTTTGCATGGCAGAAATTCGGGATCAGGCCGGACATTATGACGACGGCAAAAGGATTGGGCGGCGGAGTGCCGGTGGGCGCCTTTTTGCTGACGGAAAAGGCCGGCGCCGGTTCTCTGGAGGCCGGGGATCATGGGACGACTTACGGAGGCAACCCCTTTGCGGCGGCGGCAGTCTGCAAGATGATCGACCTCATGGAAGAAAACCGGATCACAGAGCATGTGCGGCAGATAACCCCTTATCTGGAAAAGAAGCTGGATGAGCTGGCCGGGAACTATGATTTTATTGAGACACGTAGGGGCAGCGGTCTGATGCAGGGGCTTGTGTGCAGAGGCGCCGTCGGGGATATAATCACCAGAGCGATGGAAAAGGGACTGATTCTGATCAATGCGGGAACATCAATTCTTCGTTTCGTTCCCCCGCTCATCATCACGGAGGAGCATGTGGATGAGATGGTGAGAATATTGGATGAGTGTCTGGCAGAAACAGTATAG
- a CDS encoding GNAT family N-acetyltransferase → MVREMKIEDYDQVYALWMTVKGFAMRSVDDSREGVERFLLRNPHTSVVACEDGAVVGAILCGHDGRRGCLYHVCVSSAYRRRGIGTAMVVFAMEALKREKISKVSLIAFTANDGGNAFWKRIGWTKREDLNYYDFVLNRENIVAFNQ, encoded by the coding sequence ATGGTACGGGAAATGAAGATAGAAGATTACGATCAGGTATATGCGCTTTGGATGACAGTAAAAGGATTTGCCATGCGCAGCGTGGACGACTCCCGGGAGGGGGTGGAGCGGTTTTTGCTGAGAAATCCTCATACAAGTGTGGTGGCGTGTGAGGATGGGGCTGTCGTAGGGGCAATTCTCTGCGGCCACGACGGGAGACGGGGCTGTCTGTATCATGTATGTGTGTCGTCGGCTTACCGCAGACGCGGCATTGGTACGGCGATGGTTGTCTTCGCCATGGAGGCTCTGAAGCGGGAAAAGATCAGTAAAGTCTCGCTCATTGCCTTCACGGCCAATGACGGAGGCAATGCCTTCTGGAAACGGATCGGATGGACGAAGCGCGAAGACCTGAATTATTATGACTTTGTGCTGAACAGAGAGAATATCGTGGCATTTAACCAGTAG
- the argB gene encoding acetylglutamate kinase — MQEEEMKQVLQKAEVLIEALPYIQKFNRKIIVVKYGGSAMSNTELQKNVIKDVTLLKLVGFKPIIVHGGGKEISRWVGKVGKEAEFVNGLRVTDDETMEIAEMVLSRVNKNLVTMVQELGVKAVGVSGKDGGLLTVRKRYADGQDIGYVGEVTAVNPKILFDLLEKDFLPIVAPVGLDDNFQTYNINADDAACAVAKAVKAEKLAFLTDIEGLYRDINDKSSFISRLTASHAQGLLDEGFIGGGMLPKLGNCISAIRNGVGRVHILDGRIAHCLLLEIFTNQGIGTAIISDEEGEPI, encoded by the coding sequence ATGCAGGAAGAGGAAATGAAACAAGTGCTGCAAAAGGCAGAGGTATTAATCGAAGCGCTGCCTTATATACAGAAATTCAACCGCAAGATCATTGTGGTAAAATATGGCGGGAGCGCCATGAGCAATACGGAACTGCAAAAAAATGTGATCAAGGATGTAACACTCCTGAAGCTGGTTGGTTTTAAACCGATCATCGTACACGGCGGCGGCAAGGAGATCAGCCGCTGGGTCGGAAAGGTCGGCAAAGAGGCCGAGTTTGTCAATGGGCTGCGTGTTACCGATGATGAGACAATGGAAATTGCGGAAATGGTATTGTCGAGGGTGAACAAGAATCTGGTGACAATGGTGCAGGAGCTCGGCGTAAAGGCGGTTGGCGTCAGCGGCAAGGACGGCGGCCTGCTCACAGTCAGAAAGCGCTATGCGGACGGACAGGACATCGGCTATGTAGGGGAAGTGACAGCTGTCAATCCCAAGATTCTGTTTGATCTGCTGGAAAAGGACTTCCTGCCAATTGTGGCGCCGGTCGGTTTGGATGACAACTTTCAGACATATAATATCAACGCTGATGATGCAGCCTGTGCCGTGGCCAAAGCGGTGAAGGCAGAGAAACTGGCATTCCTCACGGACATCGAAGGGCTGTACAGAGACATCAACGATAAATCTTCGTTCATCTCCAGACTGACGGCCTCCCATGCGCAGGGGCTGCTGGACGAGGGCTTTATCGGCGGCGGGATGCTGCCCAAGCTGGGTAACTGTATCTCTGCGATCAGGAACGGAGTTGGCAGAGTGCATATTCTCGACGGGCGCATCGCACATTGTCTGCTGCTGGAAATCTTTACCAATCAGGGAATCGGCACAGCAATCATTTCGGATGAGGAGGGCGAACCAATATGA
- the argC gene encoding N-acetyl-gamma-glutamyl-phosphate reductase, which produces MIKAGIIGATGYAGAELVRILAAHRETEIVWYGSKSYIDRQYADIYRNFFQIVEESCLDDRLEELAEQADVIFTATPQGYLASILKDEILSRTKIIDLSADYRIKDVAVYEKWYGIEHKSPQYLPEAVYGLCEINREDVKQARLVANPGCYTTCSILTAYPLVKAGLIDPDTLIIDAKSGVSGAGRGAKTANLYCEVNENSKAYGVATHRHTPEIEEQLGYAAGRAVTVSFTPHLVPMNRGILVTAYASLVKAADGSLPSGEQVRAAYESCYGKESFIRVLPENVCPETRWVEGSNYVDVNVKIDERTGRVVMMGALDNLGKGAAGQAVQNMNLLFGLPETEGLMMVPVFP; this is translated from the coding sequence ATGATAAAAGCAGGGATCATCGGTGCGACCGGATACGCAGGCGCGGAACTGGTGCGCATTCTGGCGGCACATAGGGAAACAGAGATCGTCTGGTATGGCTCAAAGAGCTATATCGACCGGCAATATGCGGATATATACAGAAATTTCTTTCAGATTGTGGAAGAGAGCTGTCTGGATGACAGGCTGGAGGAACTGGCAGAGCAGGCGGATGTGATCTTTACTGCGACACCGCAGGGGTATCTCGCTTCTATTTTAAAGGATGAAATATTATCGAGGACAAAGATCATAGACTTGAGTGCGGATTACAGGATCAAAGACGTTGCAGTCTATGAGAAGTGGTATGGCATTGAGCACAAGTCTCCGCAGTATCTGCCGGAAGCGGTCTATGGACTGTGCGAGATAAACAGAGAGGATGTGAAGCAGGCCAGACTGGTGGCCAATCCGGGCTGCTATACGACCTGTTCCATTTTGACAGCATATCCGCTCGTAAAGGCGGGACTGATCGATCCGGATACGCTCATCATTGACGCCAAGAGCGGCGTCTCCGGTGCGGGCAGAGGAGCGAAGACGGCCAATCTGTACTGTGAGGTCAATGAAAACAGCAAAGCCTATGGGGTGGCGACTCATCGGCATACGCCGGAGATTGAGGAACAGCTTGGCTATGCGGCGGGCAGAGCGGTCACGGTGAGCTTTACGCCGCATCTCGTGCCGATGAACAGGGGGATTCTTGTGACGGCGTATGCCTCTCTTGTGAAAGCGGCGGACGGCAGTCTCCCTTCCGGTGAACAGGTGCGGGCAGCTTATGAATCCTGTTATGGAAAGGAATCTTTTATCAGAGTGCTTCCGGAAAACGTATGTCCCGAGACGAGATGGGTGGAGGGGAGCAATTATGTGGACGTGAATGTGAAGATCGATGAGAGGACCGGCCGGGTGGTGATGATGGGAGCGCTCGACAATTTGGGGAAGGGCGCAGCCGGGCAGGCAGTCCAGAATATGAATCTTTTGTTCGGGCTCCCGGAGACGGAAGGGCTGATGATGGTGCCGGTTTTCCCATAA
- the argJ gene encoding bifunctional ornithine acetyltransferase/N-acetylglutamate synthase produces MERIRGGVTAAKGFQAAGVAAGVKYQNRKDMAVIYSETPCTAAGVFTSNLVKAAPVVWDREIITGGRQVRAVIVNAGIANACTGKQGYDYCRETAQTAAQALHIEEDSVLVASTGVIGMQLPMDRITAGIRLLAEQMADTTESGDDAAHAIMTTDTEAKQVAVTIELGGKTVTIGGMCKGSGMIHPNMCTMLGFITTDACIDKELLQEALRTDVQDTFNMISVDGDTSTNDTLLVLANGQAGNPCICEKGADYALFCEALHVIDETLAKKMAGDGEGATALFETKVIHAATKEDAKILAKSVICSSLTKAAIFGHDANWGRILCALGYSGAAFDPEKIALYFTGKSGTILIYENGQAADYSEEEAAAILSEPEVTVVVDMRMGEATACAWGCDLTYDYVKINADYRS; encoded by the coding sequence ATGGAACGGATCAGAGGCGGTGTTACCGCGGCCAAGGGATTTCAGGCGGCCGGTGTGGCGGCTGGCGTCAAATATCAGAATCGGAAGGATATGGCAGTTATATACAGTGAGACGCCATGTACGGCAGCAGGGGTATTTACAAGCAATCTCGTAAAGGCGGCGCCGGTCGTCTGGGACCGGGAGATCATAACCGGGGGACGGCAGGTACGGGCAGTCATTGTCAATGCGGGCATTGCCAACGCTTGTACGGGAAAGCAGGGCTATGATTACTGCCGGGAGACGGCGCAGACGGCTGCGCAGGCGCTGCATATCGAAGAGGACAGTGTGCTGGTGGCCTCCACCGGCGTGATTGGGATGCAGCTGCCGATGGACAGGATCACCGCGGGCATACGGCTTCTGGCGGAGCAGATGGCGGATACGACGGAGTCGGGGGATGATGCGGCCCATGCCATTATGACGACCGATACCGAGGCGAAGCAGGTGGCGGTGACGATTGAGCTGGGAGGCAAAACGGTGACGATCGGCGGGATGTGTAAAGGGTCCGGTATGATTCATCCAAATATGTGTACGATGCTTGGGTTTATCACGACGGATGCCTGCATCGACAAAGAGCTGCTACAGGAGGCGCTGCGCACGGACGTACAGGATACGTTTAACATGATTTCGGTTGATGGGGATACGTCTACCAACGATACGCTGCTCGTACTGGCGAACGGTCAGGCAGGAAATCCATGTATTTGTGAAAAGGGAGCGGATTATGCGCTCTTTTGTGAGGCGCTTCATGTGATCGATGAGACACTGGCGAAGAAGATGGCGGGTGACGGCGAAGGCGCCACCGCTTTATTTGAGACGAAAGTCATCCATGCGGCGACGAAGGAAGATGCGAAGATACTCGCCAAATCAGTCATTTGCTCGAGCCTGACGAAGGCGGCTATTTTCGGGCACGATGCCAACTGGGGAAGGATTTTGTGTGCGCTCGGGTATTCCGGGGCAGCATTTGATCCGGAGAAGATCGCGCTTTATTTTACCGGCAAATCGGGAACCATTCTGATCTATGAAAACGGACAGGCTGCCGATTACAGTGAGGAGGAAGCGGCAGCGATTCTTTCGGAACCGGAAGTGACAGTTGTCGTGGATATGCGAATGGGAGAGGCCACGGCCTGTGCCTGGGGCTGTGATCTGACTTATGATTATGTGAAGATTAATGCCGATTACCGCTCCTGA